A genomic stretch from Thermomonospora umbrina includes:
- a CDS encoding effector-associated constant component EACC1 — translation MPEVTLAVTSGDGSGNVGALFRWLRSDLRVQYGLKPELRSEAVPEGTMGAADLIHVVLDHGEAIAALATAVAAWFGTLRRRPALRVERDGVVVTLADVSEERLRSVLNELLTGLPAEPAENEGGEEERDEPA, via the coding sequence ATGCCGGAAGTCACGCTCGCGGTCACCAGCGGTGACGGAAGCGGAAATGTCGGCGCTCTCTTCCGCTGGCTGCGGTCCGACCTTCGGGTCCAATACGGCCTCAAACCCGAACTTCGTTCCGAGGCGGTCCCTGAGGGGACCATGGGGGCCGCGGACCTGATCCATGTGGTGCTCGACCATGGCGAGGCCATCGCCGCGCTCGCCACGGCCGTGGCGGCGTGGTTCGGCACTCTCCGTCGCAGACCCGCGCTGCGCGTCGAGCGTGACGGCGTCGTCGTCACGCTCGCCGACGTGTCGGAGGAACGCCTGCGCTCCGTCCTCAACGAGCTCCTCACGGGCCTTCCGGCCGAACCCGCCGAGAACGAAGGAGGGGAGGAAGAACGGGATGAGCCTGCATGA